In the Neofelis nebulosa isolate mNeoNeb1 chromosome 11, mNeoNeb1.pri, whole genome shotgun sequence genome, one interval contains:
- the ANAPC7 gene encoding anaphase-promoting complex subunit 7 isoform X2, which yields MMLANLYKKAGQERPSVTSYKEVLRQCPLALDAILGLLSLSVKGAEVASMTMNVIQTVPNLDWLSVWIKAYAFVHTGDNSRAINTICSLEKKSLLRDNVDLLGSLADLYFRAGDNKNSVLKFEQAQMLDPYLIKGMDVYGYLLAREGRLEDVENLGCRLFNISDQHAEPWVVSGCHSFYSKRYSRALYLGAKAIQLNSNSVQALLLKGAALRNMGRVQEAIIHFREAIRLAPCRLDCYEGLIECYLASNSIREAMVMANNVYKTLGANAQTLTLLATVCLEDPVTQEKAKTLLDKALTQRPDYIKAVVKKAELLSREQKYEDGIALLRNALANQSDCVLHRILGDFLVAVNEYQEAMDQYSIALSLDPNDQKSLEGMQKMEKEESPTDATQEEDVDDMEGSGEEGDLEGSDSEAAQWADQEQWFGMQ from the exons ATGATGCTGGCAAATCTATACAAGAAGGCTGGTCAGGAGCGCCCTTCAGTCACCAGCTATAAAGAAGTGCTGAGGCAGTGCCCATTAGCCCTCGATGCCATTCTAG GTTTGCTGTCCCTTTCTGTAAAAGGCGCAGAGGTGGCATCGATGACAATGAATGTGATCCAGACTGTGCCTAACTTGGATTGGCTCTCTGTGTGGATCAAAGCATATGCTTTTGTGCACACTGGTGACAACTCGAGAGCAATCAATACCATTTG ttcACTAGAGAAAAAGTCCTTATTGCGAGATAACGTGGACCTGCTGGGAAGCTTAGCAGATCTGTACTTCAGAGCTGGAGACAATAAAAACTCTGTCCTCAAGTTTGAACAGGCACAGATGTTGGATCCTTATCTGATAAAAG GAATGGATGTATATGGCTACCTCCTGGCAAGAGAAGGGCGGctagaggatgtggagaacctTGGCTGCcgcctttttaatatttctgatcaGCATGCAGAACCCTGGGTAGTCTCTGG gTGTCATAGCTTCTATAGCAAACGTTACTCTCGGGCCCTCTATTTAGGAGCCAAGGCCATTCAGCTGAATAGTAATAGCGTTCAAGCTTTGCTACTTAAGGGAGCAGCACTTAGAAACATGGGCAGAGTCCAAGAAGCAATAATCCACTTTCGGGAGGCTATACGGCTTGCACCTTGTCGCTTAGATTGTTATGAAG gtctCATTGAATGTTACTTAGCTTCCAACAGTATTCGTGAAGCAATGGTAATGGCTAACAACGTTTACAAAACTCTAGGAGCAAATGCACAGACCCTTACCCTTTTAGCCACTGTTTGTCTTGAAGACCCAGTGACACAGGAGAAAGCCAAAACTTTATTAGATAAAGCCCTGACCCAAAGGCCGGATTACATTAAGGCTGTGGTGAAAAAAGCAGAACTACTTA gcAGAGAACAGAAATATGAAGATGGAATTGCTTTGCTGAGGAATGCACTAGCTAATCAGAGTGACTGTGTCCTGCATCGGATCCTAGGAGATTTCCTTGTAGCTGTCAATGAGTATCAGGAAGCAATGGACCAATATAGTATAGCACTAAG TTTGGACCCCAATGACCAGAAGTCTCTAGAGGGGATGCagaagatggagaaggaggagagtcCCACGGATGCCACTCAGGAGGAGGATGTGGACGACATggaagggagtggggaagaaggggaCCTGGAGGGCAGCGACAGTGAGGCGGCCCAGTGGGCTGACCAGGAGCAGTGGTTCGGCATGCAGTGA